The window gatgacactTGAGCCAACCCTGTTCCCTAATAAAGACCATGAGGTGCAGTTCAAAGCTTAGAAATAGCAGAGTTATTATTTATATGTCAGACATATTGATAACAAACTAGAATGAATTTCCATGACTCAAATAGAACTTGAAGTTTCCACTTTCAGTCAATGTTTTACTGTGGTAACGGGGATTTGTACTTTTTCACTGCCATTGAGACAGTTTTAGTTCAGTCAATATCAGTGCCCTCCCACTGAGAACAGGCTGCCAACAAGACACTCCTCTtactgtgaaaatgaaagtaacCTCGTCAGTTCGAGCGGAAGAAAATGGATCATCAGGAGCTGTTTGACTGCCCGATCTGTTTACAGTTACTTGAGGATCCAGTGACAACCGCCTGTGGCCACAGtttctgtgtaaaatgtatCAATACCTTTTGGGATACAAATAACAGACGAGGAacctacagctgccctcagtgcagacaggcGTTTCGCCCCAGGCCTGTTCTGAAGAAGAACACACTGCTGGCTGTACTGTTGGAGGAGCACAAGAAGACAAccagtgctgctgctggggACACCTTTGCTTCACCTGGTGATGTGCAGTGTGATGCTTGTTCAGGGAGAAAACGAAAGGCTAGCATGCACTGTCTTGTGTGCTTGGCATCTTACTGCAAGACTCATCTGCAGCCTCACTTTGAAGTGCTACCACTAAAAAAGCACAGGCTGATTCAAGCCTCTAAAGGGATCAAAGAAAGCATCTGTGACCGTCATGGCAAACTTCTGGAGATCTACTGCTGCACTGATCAGCAGTGCATATGCCTCCTGTGTTTAACTAATGATCACAAAGGCCATGACACTGTGGCATATGAAGCAATGCAGGTAATTCAGTTTAGTTCTATGGTTAAATCATTTGTTGCCCGTCCTTTTACTGTTACTGAGGTTCTGAAAAGATCCTGGATTTTTGTTTCAACAGAGACAACTGGAGAGGTCTAAACAGGAAACTGCTGACAGAGTGCTGGATTCAGAGAAGAAAATGGCAGAGTTGAGGCGGGCTGCAGACGACACAAGAGTGAGTGTGATCCACAAACATTGATATCTTTTGTTGTCCTTTATTCATCtatattatttttcaaaatgtgaatATAAGAGGATTAAAGTGCGTTATTTGAGTTAAGTGCTGCGCATGTAGACAAATATGTCCTAGAAAAGAGGACATAGAAGTGGCAATAAACTTTTTTCACTGTGGCAATGGATGTTTCCTGTTGGAAAATTCCACTTCTCCCTGCGGGTATAAACTGACTGATATCAGACTAAAACAATGCTGAAAACATTCAGGTCAGACACACTGAACAGAAGAGTTAAGAATGTTATGAATGATTCATGTTTCCTGTGATGGATGATGGTGATATCTCACCAGGGCAATTTTGTTATCTGtagaagttatttttttatactaCATAAATGGTAGAATATGTCTTTATTTGAAGGGAAGAAAACAAGCTTTGGTACTTGCAGACTATAGATACCAGCAGGAAGAATGTAAATGGTTCACAATCTTTTTGGTTTAGTGACCCCTggaggaatagtttgacattttgggagatGCATGTATGTTAGATATGAAACTACACGTAGGAGATggatagcttagcttagcataaagagtggaaacagggggaaacaactagcctggctctttccaaaaatgaaaaaatccacctaccagcacctctaaagctcactaatcaaTGTTATATCACgttgttgttatatttgtttaattctAGTAAAACCCAGAGATAAATTGTGGTTTCACAGGTTATGTTCTGGGCACAGTGACTTCCAGGAGTCTTGACATCACTGTGAGGTTGTCAGGCAACTAGTAGAAACTTACTTTGTAATCTaaacactgtattttaaatgtttacatcaTAATTTTCCtggcaaaatataaaattattgcATCTGTGGTAACTTTCTAGAATTGTAAATCCTGTCAGCAACATTTTGGTATCTGTTAAACCTTCATACTTACAAATCTGTCACCCAAACTAGCCTTCCTGGATTGATCATATGTCTCACTgacagcagtggaagaagtatacagatactgtacttaagtaaaagtaccaagacagcaatgtaaaaatactccattacaagtaaaagtccggcatgaaaaatcccacttaagtaaaagtacataagtattaacAGCTTAATTTACTaaaagtacttaagtaaaagtgttCATTTTGCAGAAAATAGGGTTGTGACTGATGTATTAAATCAATTTAACATCATTGtataagcagcatgttactgttgtagctgctcgaggtggagctagtttgataCGTTATaagggtcatcagataaatctgaggggtgctGCAATACATCgggtaggaaagaagaaaaacaaagctctgctacATAAATTTGGATAATTTGTtcaaaacttttctttaatctaTGCATTTTTGAGAGATATTGGAGATTTTAATCTCTTTCGCCTGCAAACACTTATTTGAATGCATGtgaggggaaatgtctctttggtcgAACTGCAAActctcaaataaatgtagtggagtagaaagtataatatttacaagtaccttaaaattgtacttaacaCACAGCCACTAATGCTGCCCCTTGTGTGAACGGCCTCCTGATCTAACTGCCTCTTCACTGTAGCTTTATATGTAGCGTACAGGGATTAAAGTGATGTCAATTTTGTCCTTTAACTCTAGGCAGGAAAGCGAATAAATATGTTTccccaaatgtcaaactatgCCTTAAAAATTAAGCTGTACTTGCTACATCTTGTTGCATGTGTCTACAGGTTGAGAGCAGTTATACCAAAGAATGATTCTTCCTTCTTAGATTGTTTTacttgaatggtttttataggCATTAATACGTAAATAATTTACATACAAATCAATTTGAAAGctttagaaaataaatattattttgtctGTCGGAAATATAACCACTGTCTCAATTTATGAATAAGATGACTTTCAAGTATTTGACATatcatgtatgtgtttatgaatCCAGTTACCCGTGTTGCATTATATGGACAGAACTGTTAAATAACCTGGGACTATTGAAAATGTGCTGTAACTTAAAAATGTTATCAggcataaaaagacaaatgataCATGTTCTCTACAAGAATGCTACGTTCAAGGTGTGCAATGACTTTGAGCGACTGTGTGAGGAACGCATCCGTCTATACATCCGCTCTGTGGAGAGGAAGTGCTCTGAGATGAGGGAGAGGGTTGGAGAAGCAGAGAAATCTGGAGTGGATTGGACCAGCAGTCGCCTCGGACAACTGAGGCGACACGTGTTAGAGCTGAAGGGGAGAGAGGATAAACTCAACCAGCTCTCACTCACAGAGGATCCCGCAAAGTTTCTTGAGGTGATGACCATCATTGTGGCACTTAAGTTTTAGAGTCTTTTGAAGTGTACACCATTTTATGCTTAATTTTTGTCTCTGAATTGTAAAAATCTGTTCTTTGTTTGCCTTGTGCAGGGTTTCCAGGCCCTGGGTGACCTCCCTGTGTTCACAGACTCACATGAAAGCCATGACACGCTGTCAAATTTTGTCActgcacagaaaaataaactgaaagatatgtgcgaccaaatgaaaaatgaattgtTTAGTCATTGTGAGGAAAACTTGGGTAAGTTTGACCAGTTTCTATATTTTATAAGTTTGGACAGGTCAGTTTATTTCCTGTTATTGTACAGACAGAGTGAGAATGATCAGAGTTTTTTGTGTCCATCACAGTGTCAAATGAGCCCAGGCACCATGCGGACACACCATCAAGAAGATACCTTTTGAGCTGCTGTAAGCATGATGTAAATTCAATTTTCATAAATAACTgcacaaacataacaaaagcTTCACCAGCTGAATGAGTGTTTCATCTTTCCCTGCAGATTCCAAAGTTGAGGTGGATCCCAACACAGTTGCAGCATGTCTCTGCCTGtctgatggaaacagagagataTCATGGAGCGGCAGTGACCAGGCTCATCCTGATCACACTGATCGATTCACCTACTATCACCAGGCTCTGGGCAAAGTCGGTCTGACTGGCAGACACTACTGGGAGGTGGAATGGGATGTTGGCATCGTTGAGGTGGCTGTTGcatacaaaaacatt is drawn from Thunnus thynnus chromosome 5, fThuThy2.1, whole genome shotgun sequence and contains these coding sequences:
- the LOC137182778 gene encoding E3 ubiquitin/ISG15 ligase TRIM25-like, whose translation is MDHQELFDCPICLQLLEDPVTTACGHSFCVKCINTFWDTNNRRGTYSCPQCRQAFRPRPVLKKNTLLAVLLEEHKKTTSAAAGDTFASPGDVQCDACSGRKRKASMHCLVCLASYCKTHLQPHFEVLPLKKHRLIQASKGIKESICDRHGKLLEIYCCTDQQCICLLCLTNDHKGHDTVAYEAMQRQLERSKQETADRVLDSEKKMAELRRAADDTRNATFKVCNDFERLCEERIRLYIRSVERKCSEMRERVGEAEKSGVDWTSSRLGQLRRHVLELKGREDKLNQLSLTEDPAKFLEGFQALGDLPVFTDSHESHDTLSNFVTAQKNKLKDMCDQMKNELFSHCEENLVSNEPRHHADTPSRRYLLSCYSKVEVDPNTVAACLCLSDGNREISWSGSDQAHPDHTDRFTYYHQALGKVGLTGRHYWEVEWDVGIVEVAVAYKNIQRKGSGKDCSFGHNNHSWKLVCFPSGCTFWHNNLHIGQIPPARSRKVGVHLDYKEGILCFYSISGLGDLTLLHKIKSTFTKPLYPGFCVDLGSTLKICRI